A genomic stretch from Capricornis sumatraensis isolate serow.1 chromosome 4, serow.2, whole genome shotgun sequence includes:
- the APOLD1 gene encoding apolipoprotein L domain-containing protein 1, protein MERPAALELQGADALRRFQGLLLDRRGRLHGQLLRLREVARRLERLRRRSLAANVAGSSLSAAGAVAAIVGLSLSPVTLGVSLLASAVGLGVATAGGAVTITSDLSLIFCNSRELRRVQEIAATCQDQMREMLSCLDFFCRGQGGGDRQLLQCGRNASIALYNSVYFIVFFGSRGFLIPRRAEGATRVSQAVLKAKIQKLAESLESCTRALDELSEQLEFRVQLYTKSSRGHDLKISADRPTGQFF, encoded by the coding sequence ATGGAGAGGCCGGCGGCCCTGGAGCTGCAGGGCGCGGATGCTCTGCGACGCTTCCAGGGGCTGCTGCTGGACCGCCGCGGCCGGCTGCACGGCCAGCTACTGCGTCTGCGCGAGGTGGCCCGGCGCCTAGAGCGCCTACGCCGGCGCTCCCTGGCGGCCAACGTGGCCGGCAGCTCGCTGAGCGCGGCGGGCGCTGTGGCCGCCATCGTGGGACTCTCGCTCAGCCCCGTCACCCTGGGGGTCTCGCTGCTGGCGTCGGccgtggggctgggggtggccaCCGCCGGCGGGGCCGTCACCATCACGTCCGACCTCTCCCTGATCTTCTGCAACTCTCGGGAGCTGCGGCGCGTGCAGGAGATCGCGGCCACTTGCCAGGACCAGATGCGCGAGATGCTGAGCTGCCTCGACTTCTTCTGCCGTGGGCAGGGCGGCGGAGACCGCCAGCTGCTGCAGTGCGGGAGGAACGCCTCCATCGCGCTGTACAACTCGGTATATTTCATCGTCTTCTTTGGCTCCCGCGGCTTCCTCATCCCCAGGCGGGCCGAGGGGGCCACCAGGGTTAGCCAGGCGGTGCTAAAGGCCAAGATTCAGAAACTGGCCGAGAGCCTGGAGTCCTGCACCCGGGCTCTGGACGAGCTGAGCGAGCAGCTGGAGTTCAGAGTCCAGCTCTACACGAAGAGCAGCCGCGGCCACGACCTCAAGATCTCGGCTGACCGGCCCACGGGgcagtttttctga